The DNA window AGATTGAACCTGGATCAATCGTACGTGCCGTCGCATTTTGCGAAAAGCTCATACGTCACTCCACCAATTCCTTCTGCAAGAACAGCTCAAGGTGGATCGACCGGTCAGGGCGATAAGTCATTCCGATTGGCACGTCCTGCTAGGCCATTACGACGCCGTGGTCAGCCAGACACTCCCGATGTGGATCGTTCGTATTTTGAACCCATACGTACTTCGGTACCAGGAACACCACGTTCTGCTCTAGGCCGAATAGCGACACCACTTGCAATTCCTCGCAAGCAACATCCTAAAAAGAGGATGAGCGTAGAACAAAGAATAGCCGATGACCAACAGAGAGTTAAATTTACGATATATCAGGACAATGAAGAAGATTCGTCTTTCCGAATAGCCCGTCCCGCTAGACCACTTGTTTGCGACGAAAATGCCGTTAACCTTGATAGATCGTTCGTACCTGCACATTTCGCGCAGGACTCATACGTTACTCCAAAAAAAGCACCAATATCTTCTAGAACACCCGTTCGAGCAACTCCAACACATGCCTCTCGTTTTAGAGCCCCGTTGGCTACGATTCGAGAAGATGAACATTCCGGTAGATCGATCCTTGATCAGTCGGCCTCGATTGATGAGTCCTTCCGCTTGGCACGTCCTTCTGTGCCAGTACGGCGACGTGGTCAGCCGGATACTCCTGACGTGGATCGTTCATATTTTTCACCTGCGACCACTTCGTTGCCTGGAACACCAAAAACTGCTCGAGGGCGAACAAGGACACCACTTGGAGTTCGTCGCAAGCAGCATCTAAGGAAGATTCTGGACGATGAACAGAGAATTATGAGCAATCAACCGAACGCCCAGTTTGTGATATATCAAGACCGAGATCCGGATGAATCCTTCCAAATAGCCCGTCCTTCAAAGCCGCTtgtttttgatgaaaatcgtatTGCATCAAACCTAGATCGATCGTTCGTGCCGACACATTTTGCGAAGGACTCATACGTCACTCCTACGAAACAAATCAGTCCAAAGCATCGGTCACACGTTCCGTTACAAACGATTCGAGAAGATTCCAGAAGTTTTGCACCACCAACGCATTCCACACCTACGGTATCACCAATAAGAACCCCAGCGGTGGAGAATATTGAAGCAGTACCATTTCCGGATGCGACTCTACTTTCATTTGCACCATCACCAGACGGGATCACTCACCGCTCGACTCGATCTAATCCACAAATTGTGATCGATAGTCCCTATGTTCATGATCCATCTTTTCAAGGTTTACGCTCAAGCACAATGTATCGAAGTCGGTTGCAACCTTTGAGATTTCCAGTTCACCGCCGACAAGAACCAGTGGCAGATCCCAGATATCTCTCTGTCCGGAATGAATCGCGAATCCATGACGGCATTGTGCATGATCCATCCTTGCTAGAATCCGTGGATGATAGTCTGCTGAATCAGAGTCTGATGCCATCCTTCCAGGGACTGAATGAATGGAGTAGATCGGAAGCGGAATCGGGTTTCGCATCCGGCCCGAGTGAAGTGGAGGA is part of the Topomyia yanbarensis strain Yona2022 chromosome 1, ASM3024719v1, whole genome shotgun sequence genome and encodes:
- the LOC131683863 gene encoding uncharacterized protein LOC131683863, with the translated sequence MNDEIVEPATRAVLTLAATLLLQQTNETEDLHEILQRTSNSLVDGGCDVSWDRTGGESSYKAARPAPAKFAIYQDDEKEGSRPRFRTPARPPMQAHAGSPVADRSHKILRYTGSSPQPDEVRRRRPLAALYEAKPGKYRSFLTVDAGPAEGYDDTTISFRNVQSSTMNRPMSFEEGISQGADGSIDQIESSYRLVRPSMPIRRRGQPDTPDMNRSYFAPAPTSVLETPLSTRGRTRTPLGIRRKQHLKKILNNQPSTKFAIYQDDGEEESFRIARPSRPPVFDDNTARLNLDQSYVPSHFAKSSYVTPPIPSARTAQGGSTGQGDKSFRLARPARPLRRRGQPDTPDVDRSYFEPIRTSVPGTPRSALGRIATPLAIPRKQHPKKRMSVEQRIADDQQRVKFTIYQDNEEDSSFRIARPARPLVCDENAVNLDRSFVPAHFAQDSYVTPKKAPISSRTPVRATPTHASRFRAPLATIREDEHSGRSILDQSASIDESFRLARPSVPVRRRGQPDTPDVDRSYFSPATTSLPGTPKTARGRTRTPLGVRRKQHLRKILDDEQRIMSNQPNAQFVIYQDRDPDESFQIARPSKPLVFDENRIASNLDRSFVPTHFAKDSYVTPTKQISPKHRSHVPLQTIREDSRSFAPPTHSTPTVSPIRTPAVENIEAVPFPDATLLSFAPSPDGITHRSTRSNPQIVIDSPYVHDPSFQGLRSSTMYRSRLQPLRFPVHRRQEPVADPRYLSVRNESRIHDGIVHDPSLLESVDDSLLNQSLMPSFQGLNEWSRSEAESGFASGPSEVEEEEAVGHDVSFFGVPASTMDQSRINRSVMPAYRERQERSSLEHESGFISDRSRMETFEDIEAELPPPDLDATVFSIPDASTDNDETVSELLDRIAREVREMRGDRIGILRRDSDDYDFSTGEMQPLRQKHL